Proteins encoded together in one Gemmatimonadetes bacterium T265 window:
- a CDS encoding TonB-dependent receptor, with protein MSLARSAASSGAARRTPLLLVLAAAVPAAARAQTPASGRADSTARDSARARQLEGVTVRAVRSGAAPAQTTLDATAVARAYTGQDVPLVLQQAPSVTTYSESGSQNNYSYFRLRGIDQSRVNITLDGVPLNEPEDQQVYFSDFPDLASSLRSVQVQRGVGTSTFGQASFGGSVNLETVSLGATPRGGEVQLGGGSFGAARANASYTTGLLPSRFAFAGRFSNQKEDGYRRGSGHAGNSQYFSAGYFGERDLVKLTLLTGVESNGQAYEAVPLSVLRVDPRANPLAGVGDRFRESMAALSYTRLLSPSATLATTVYGFRAGGTYDYPSDSVHAPYRYGLQSRWGGIITALHAVRGAATLDVGAHANDYSRDHTFADRPDLDAPAYANRGYKAEQSAFGKLAYALRDATLFGDLQLRQAAFRYRPTAGSGVPDASAAWRFANPRVGAAYRAAPTLTLTASYGASGREPTRADLLAGADDVSPQDVDSLLPLTRVRPERVRDFEGGADVRTGALSLHLGGYVMRFRDEIALTGRTTPLGYDIRTNVPSSVRRGVELEGRYAITSALAVGGSFARSYNRIARYDDDATGTNYLNVPPTLTPDVVSVQQFTWRATSWLVLTGDGRYQGRTYLAPVGDARLTTPPFFVVAGGARFQIRGRELLVEGRNLLDRRAYPSGDVSGDGVARYYVLAPRNVVATLRLGFGR; from the coding sequence GTGTCACTCGCTCGATCGGCCGCGTCCTCCGGCGCGGCACGCCGGACGCCGCTCCTGCTCGTCCTCGCCGCGGCCGTTCCCGCCGCCGCTCGCGCCCAAACGCCGGCGTCCGGCCGTGCCGACAGCACCGCGCGCGACTCGGCGCGCGCGCGGCAGCTCGAAGGCGTCACCGTCCGCGCGGTCCGCTCCGGCGCGGCGCCCGCGCAGACCACGCTCGACGCCACGGCGGTCGCCCGCGCGTACACCGGCCAGGACGTGCCGCTCGTGCTGCAGCAAGCGCCGAGCGTGACGACGTACAGCGAGAGTGGCTCGCAGAACAACTATTCGTATTTCCGGCTCCGCGGGATCGACCAGTCGCGGGTGAACATCACGCTCGACGGTGTCCCGCTCAACGAGCCCGAGGACCAGCAGGTCTACTTCTCGGACTTCCCCGACCTCGCCAGCTCGCTCCGGAGCGTCCAGGTCCAGCGCGGCGTCGGCACGAGCACGTTCGGGCAGGCGTCGTTCGGCGGGTCGGTCAACCTCGAAACCGTTTCGTTAGGCGCGACGCCGCGCGGCGGCGAGGTCCAACTCGGCGGCGGCTCCTTCGGCGCGGCGCGCGCCAACGCGTCGTACACGACCGGGCTGCTGCCGAGCCGGTTCGCGTTCGCGGGGCGTTTCTCGAACCAGAAGGAGGACGGCTACCGGCGAGGGTCGGGGCACGCCGGCAACAGCCAGTATTTCTCGGCCGGCTACTTCGGCGAGCGCGACCTCGTGAAGCTCACGCTGCTCACCGGCGTGGAATCGAACGGCCAGGCGTACGAGGCCGTGCCGCTCAGCGTGCTGCGGGTCGACCCGCGCGCCAACCCGCTCGCCGGCGTGGGCGACCGATTCCGCGAGAGCATGGCCGCACTCAGCTACACGCGCCTGCTGTCCCCGTCCGCGACGCTCGCCACCACAGTGTACGGCTTCCGCGCGGGCGGCACGTACGACTACCCGTCCGACAGCGTGCACGCGCCGTATCGCTACGGGCTCCAGTCGCGCTGGGGCGGTATCATCACCGCGCTCCACGCGGTCCGGGGCGCCGCGACGCTCGACGTCGGCGCGCACGCTAACGACTACTCGCGCGACCACACGTTCGCGGACCGGCCGGACCTCGACGCGCCCGCGTACGCGAACCGCGGCTACAAGGCCGAGCAGAGCGCGTTCGGCAAGCTGGCATACGCGCTCCGCGATGCGACACTGTTCGGCGATCTCCAGCTCCGTCAGGCCGCGTTCCGCTACCGCCCGACCGCCGGGAGTGGCGTCCCGGACGCGAGCGCGGCGTGGCGCTTCGCCAACCCCCGCGTCGGCGCGGCGTACCGCGCCGCGCCGACGCTCACACTCACCGCCTCGTACGGCGCGTCGGGGCGCGAACCAACGCGCGCGGACCTGCTCGCCGGGGCGGACGACGTATCGCCCCAGGACGTCGACTCGCTCCTGCCGCTCACCCGCGTCCGCCCCGAGCGTGTCCGGGACTTCGAAGGCGGCGCCGACGTGCGCACCGGCGCGCTCTCGCTCCACCTCGGCGGCTACGTGATGCGCTTCCGCGACGAAATCGCGCTCACCGGCCGGACGACGCCGCTCGGCTACGACATTCGCACCAACGTGCCGTCCAGCGTGCGGCGCGGCGTCGAACTCGAGGGGCGGTACGCGATCACGTCCGCGCTCGCCGTCGGCGGATCGTTCGCGCGCAGCTACAATCGCATCGCGCGCTACGACGACGACGCGACCGGGACCAACTACCTGAACGTGCCGCCCACGCTCACGCCCGACGTCGTCAGCGTCCAGCAGTTCACCTGGCGCGCTACGTCGTGGCTCGTGCTCACCGGCGACGGGCGGTACCAGGGTCGGACGTACCTCGCGCCGGTCGGCGACGCGCGGCTCACGACGCCCCCGTTCTTCGTCGTCGCGGGCGGGGCCCGGTTCCAGATCCGCGGGCGCGAACTGCTCGTCGAGGGGCGGAACCTGCTCGACCGGCGTGCCTACCCGTCCGGCGACGTGAGTGGCGACGGCGTCGCGCGCTACTACGTGCTCGCCCCGCGGAACGTCGTCGCGACCCTGCGGCTCGGCTTCGGGCGTTAG
- the pheT gene encoding phenylalanine--tRNA ligase beta subunit — protein MIVSHEWLRAFVPHALSAAQVGELLSAHVATLEGVEALRADLAPFVVGQVVASERIPDTKLSANRVDDGSGALLDVVCGAPNVEVGAKYPFARTGTTMPGGTLTIERRKIRGHTSNGMLCSARELGLGDAHDGILTLATDAAPGTPLLDVLPLGDARIELDVLANRPDLLSQRGVAREVAALTGVPLQAPPELRTTPALPDVAAGLESASAAGVTIRIDDPAGCPRYCAAVVRGVRVGPSPDWLVRRLEGLGARSINNVVDATNYALHGLGQPMHAFDVARLADATVVVRRARPGEPITTLDGVARTLGADVLVIADAERAQAIAGVIGGRDSEVTGETVDVLLEVAYFDPQRTRDSRRQVNVNTDASYRFERGVDRAATRELLDAGVALLTAVAGGTVAAILDVGEAPGPLPPVTLREDRIAQVLGVAVGTHDVERLLAAIGFELRHEADAPDRGRVWRVQPPSWRQDIAREIDLVEDVARLVGFDAFPDELRPARPGTSPDDPLVIATRRVRAELVAAGLLEARPLPFVRGDDATHTRVANPLGEDEPHLRRAVLETLVDRAEHNLARMQGDVRLFEIGSAFEPMTAGALPTETLRVGALVMGARRPPHFTDPKPPAFDVWDAKWIGERAARAAHPAGRVACIPAAGDELWSVTVDGRLVGRVVRLALDAPVWAAPAFGVEIALGVIASEPVAGHGANRWSAASDGHAASAAARVPPLGFRPLPTTPAVDLDLALVVPDGVTAAAVADVLRATGGSLLESLEVFDEFRGGDLPPGTRSLAWRLVLRDPSRTLRDKEVEGRRERLLAALDAQLGVSTRGR, from the coding sequence ATGATCGTCTCGCACGAGTGGCTGCGAGCGTTCGTCCCGCACGCGCTCTCGGCCGCGCAGGTGGGCGAGCTGCTGAGCGCGCACGTCGCGACGCTGGAGGGCGTCGAGGCCCTCCGCGCCGACCTTGCGCCGTTCGTCGTCGGGCAGGTCGTCGCGAGCGAGCGGATCCCGGACACGAAGCTGAGCGCGAACCGTGTCGACGACGGCTCGGGAGCGCTGCTCGATGTCGTATGCGGCGCGCCGAACGTCGAGGTCGGCGCGAAGTACCCGTTCGCGCGCACGGGCACGACGATGCCCGGCGGCACGCTCACCATCGAGCGCCGCAAGATTCGCGGACACACTTCGAACGGGATGCTCTGCTCGGCGCGCGAGCTCGGGCTCGGCGACGCGCACGACGGCATTCTCACGCTGGCGACCGACGCGGCGCCGGGCACCCCGCTGCTCGACGTCCTCCCGCTCGGGGACGCACGCATCGAGCTCGACGTGCTCGCCAATCGGCCCGACCTGCTGTCGCAGCGTGGCGTCGCCCGCGAGGTGGCGGCGCTCACAGGCGTCCCGCTGCAAGCGCCGCCGGAACTCCGCACGACGCCCGCGCTCCCCGACGTCGCGGCTGGCCTGGAGTCGGCGTCCGCCGCGGGCGTGACGATCCGGATCGACGACCCGGCGGGCTGCCCGCGCTATTGCGCGGCCGTCGTGCGCGGCGTCCGTGTCGGACCGAGCCCGGACTGGCTCGTCCGCCGGCTCGAAGGGTTGGGCGCGCGCTCGATCAACAATGTCGTCGACGCGACGAACTACGCGCTGCACGGCCTCGGGCAGCCGATGCACGCGTTCGACGTCGCGCGCCTCGCGGACGCGACGGTCGTCGTGCGCCGGGCGCGCCCCGGCGAGCCGATCACGACGCTCGACGGCGTCGCGCGCACGCTCGGCGCCGACGTGCTCGTGATCGCGGACGCCGAGCGTGCGCAGGCGATCGCGGGCGTCATCGGCGGCCGCGACAGCGAGGTGACCGGCGAGACCGTCGACGTGCTGCTCGAGGTCGCGTACTTCGATCCACAACGCACGCGCGACTCGCGCCGGCAGGTCAACGTCAACACCGACGCGAGCTACCGCTTCGAACGAGGAGTAGACCGGGCCGCCACCCGCGAACTGCTCGACGCAGGCGTCGCCCTGCTCACGGCGGTCGCGGGCGGGACGGTCGCGGCGATCCTCGACGTCGGCGAGGCGCCCGGGCCGCTCCCGCCCGTCACGCTTCGCGAGGATCGGATCGCGCAGGTGTTGGGCGTCGCCGTCGGGACGCACGACGTCGAGCGCCTGCTCGCGGCCATCGGATTCGAACTCCGACACGAAGCCGACGCGCCGGACCGGGGGCGCGTGTGGCGGGTGCAACCCCCGTCATGGCGCCAGGACATCGCGCGCGAGATCGATCTGGTCGAAGACGTCGCACGGCTCGTCGGGTTCGACGCGTTCCCCGACGAGCTGCGCCCGGCGCGTCCGGGCACGTCGCCGGACGACCCGCTCGTGATCGCGACGCGTCGCGTGCGCGCCGAGCTCGTCGCGGCGGGGCTCCTGGAGGCGCGCCCGCTGCCCTTCGTTCGCGGCGACGACGCGACCCACACCCGCGTCGCGAACCCGCTCGGCGAGGACGAACCCCACCTGCGGCGCGCGGTGCTCGAAACGCTCGTCGATCGCGCGGAGCACAACCTCGCGCGCATGCAGGGCGACGTGCGGTTGTTCGAGATTGGCAGCGCGTTCGAACCCATGACCGCCGGCGCGCTGCCGACCGAGACGTTGCGCGTCGGCGCGCTCGTCATGGGTGCCCGGCGGCCGCCGCACTTCACCGACCCGAAGCCGCCGGCGTTCGACGTGTGGGATGCCAAGTGGATCGGCGAACGTGCGGCCCGCGCGGCGCACCCTGCCGGCCGCGTTGCCTGCATCCCGGCCGCCGGTGACGAGCTCTGGAGCGTTACGGTCGACGGACGGCTGGTCGGGCGGGTCGTCCGCCTCGCCCTCGACGCGCCGGTCTGGGCCGCGCCGGCGTTCGGCGTCGAGATCGCGCTGGGCGTGATTGCCTCCGAGCCGGTCGCGGGGCACGGGGCGAACCGCTGGAGTGCGGCGTCCGACGGGCACGCGGCCAGCGCGGCTGCGCGCGTGCCGCCGCTCGGCTTTCGCCCGCTTCCGACGACGCCGGCCGTCGATCTCGATCTCGCGCTCGTGGTGCCGGACGGTGTGACGGCCGCCGCGGTCGCCGACGTGTTGCGCGCGACCGGCGGCTCGCTGCTGGAGTCGCTCGAGGTGTTTGACGAGTTCCGCGGCGGCGATCTCCCGCCCGGGACGCGCAGTCTGGCGTGGCGACTGGTGCTCCGCGATCCGTCGCGGACGCTGCGAGACAAGGAGGTCGAGGGCCGCCGCGAGCGGCTGCTCGCGGCGCTCGACGCGCAACTCGGGGTTAGTACGCGTGGGCGCTGA
- a CDS encoding MBL fold metallo-hydrolase — protein sequence MPAVTSAEHRTETRRVGRLTVHTIHAGVQRLDGGAMFGVVPKPLWERRAPPDARNRIPLAMRCLLVEHDDGLVLVDAGLGNKEDAKFRDIYGVENAGSGGRTWLEDGLRALGHAPEDVRVLVNTHLHFDHAGGNTYRDEGGQVRLTFPNARYVVQRGELAYATATNERTAASYLPHNVAPVAAVGRFDLVEGETTVVPGVRVLPTPGHVPHHQSVLIESAGEVACFLGDVVATAAHLPLPWIMGYDVEPLVTLETKRALLARAADEQWLVVFEHDPAVGWGRVAHDGRSYVLAPT from the coding sequence ATGCCCGCCGTGACATCCGCCGAGCACCGCACCGAGACCCGCCGCGTCGGCCGTCTCACCGTGCACACGATCCACGCCGGCGTGCAGCGGCTCGACGGCGGCGCGATGTTCGGCGTCGTCCCGAAGCCACTCTGGGAACGCCGAGCGCCGCCGGACGCGCGGAACCGCATCCCGCTCGCGATGCGGTGCCTGCTGGTCGAACACGACGACGGCCTCGTGCTCGTCGACGCCGGCCTGGGGAACAAAGAAGACGCCAAGTTCCGCGACATCTACGGCGTCGAGAACGCCGGCTCGGGCGGGCGCACCTGGCTCGAGGACGGACTGCGGGCGTTAGGCCACGCGCCGGAGGACGTGCGCGTGCTCGTGAACACGCACCTGCACTTCGACCACGCGGGCGGCAACACGTACCGCGATGAGGGCGGCCAGGTTCGCCTGACGTTTCCGAACGCGCGGTACGTCGTGCAACGCGGCGAACTGGCCTACGCGACGGCGACGAACGAGCGCACGGCGGCGAGTTACCTTCCGCACAACGTCGCCCCGGTCGCGGCCGTGGGGCGGTTCGACCTCGTAGAGGGCGAAACGACGGTCGTGCCCGGCGTGCGCGTGCTCCCGACGCCCGGCCACGTGCCGCACCACCAGAGCGTATTGATCGAGAGTGCGGGCGAGGTCGCGTGCTTTCTCGGCGACGTGGTCGCGACCGCCGCGCACCTGCCGTTGCCGTGGATCATGGGATACGACGTCGAGCCGCTCGTGACACTCGAAACCAAGCGCGCCCTGCTCGCGCGGGCGGCGGACGAACAGTGGCTCGTCGTCTTCGAGCATGATCCGGCGGTCGGGTGGGGGCGGGTCGCGCACGATGGGCGGAGCTACGTGCTCGCGCCGACGTAG
- a CDS encoding translation initiation factor IF-3, with amino-acid sequence MGSERSGLAPLVFFPTRGVRRIQDTTKRVRVNRQIRISPIRVIAADGSQLGILEVEAALRIAEEQNLDLVEVAPLARPPVARIMDYGKFKFEQAKQARTAKKKQHVIQLKEVKFRPGIDEHDFETKTRHARRFLEEGNKVKVTLMFRGRQITHPELGRAVVTRVAQELADLSKVESDARLEGKAMTMILTPK; translated from the coding sequence GTGGGCTCCGAGCGTTCGGGGCTCGCGCCGCTTGTGTTTTTCCCCACTCGAGGAGTACGGCGTATTCAGGACACGACGAAGCGCGTCCGCGTCAACCGGCAAATCCGCATCAGCCCCATTCGCGTGATCGCGGCCGACGGCAGCCAACTCGGGATTTTGGAGGTCGAAGCCGCCCTCCGGATCGCCGAAGAACAGAACCTCGACCTCGTCGAGGTGGCACCGCTGGCACGTCCGCCCGTGGCCCGCATCATGGACTACGGGAAGTTCAAGTTCGAGCAGGCGAAGCAGGCGCGTACGGCCAAGAAGAAGCAGCACGTCATCCAGCTCAAGGAAGTCAAGTTCCGGCCGGGCATCGACGAGCACGACTTCGAGACCAAGACGCGCCACGCCCGCCGCTTCCTCGAGGAAGGCAACAAGGTCAAGGTCACCCTCATGTTCCGCGGCCGGCAGATCACGCACCCGGAGTTGGGGCGCGCGGTCGTCACCCGCGTCGCGCAGGAGCTCGCCGACCTCTCGAAGGTCGAGAGCGACGCGCGGCTCGAGGGCAAGGCCATGACCATGATCCTCACACCGAAATAG
- the pheS gene encoding phenylalanine--tRNA ligase alpha subunit, producing the protein MTLSDYLARGDALLAAVRALLDGLDPATRLDDAKGQLNALKDAPLAELQGALRTLAPDDRRAAGQAFNALKVGIAGALAGFDVRHVATAAPRASVDLTMPARRAWVGAVHPVTAVIDEICDIFRELGFTVASGPEAEHAWYNFGALNFPANHPAMDMHDTLYLAGTPDAVLRTHTSPVQVRTLQRFRPPVRVLIPGNVYRRDFFDATHAPAFAQLEGLAVDEGISFVDLKSTLMTFARRFYGSSRRVRFGPSYFPFTEPSAQMDVEVDLGDGRGPRWVEILGCGMVHPAVLESAGVDSERYTGFAWGMGPGRIAMSRHDIPDIRHLYDSDVRFLEQFAGGAAGTAP; encoded by the coding sequence GTGACTCTTTCCGATTACCTCGCCCGCGGCGACGCCCTGCTCGCCGCCGTGCGCGCCCTTCTCGACGGGCTCGACCCCGCCACACGCCTCGACGATGCAAAGGGCCAGCTCAACGCGCTGAAGGACGCACCGCTCGCCGAGCTGCAGGGCGCGCTCCGAACGCTCGCACCTGACGACCGGCGCGCGGCCGGGCAGGCGTTCAACGCGCTGAAGGTGGGCATCGCCGGCGCGCTCGCCGGCTTTGACGTGCGACACGTGGCGACCGCGGCGCCGCGTGCGTCGGTCGACCTCACGATGCCGGCGCGCCGGGCATGGGTCGGCGCGGTACATCCCGTCACGGCCGTGATCGACGAGATCTGCGACATCTTCCGCGAACTCGGTTTCACCGTCGCGAGCGGGCCCGAGGCGGAGCACGCGTGGTACAACTTCGGCGCGCTCAACTTCCCGGCGAACCACCCGGCGATGGACATGCACGACACGCTGTACCTCGCCGGCACGCCGGACGCGGTCCTGCGGACGCACACGTCGCCGGTGCAGGTGCGCACGCTGCAACGCTTCCGACCGCCGGTGCGCGTGCTGATCCCGGGTAACGTGTACCGCCGCGACTTCTTCGACGCGACGCACGCGCCCGCGTTCGCCCAGCTCGAAGGGCTCGCGGTCGACGAGGGGATCTCGTTCGTCGACCTGAAATCGACGCTGATGACCTTCGCGCGCCGGTTCTACGGCTCGTCGCGCCGGGTGCGCTTCGGCCCGTCGTACTTCCCGTTTACCGAGCCCTCCGCGCAGATGGACGTCGAGGTCGACCTCGGCGACGGCCGCGGGCCGCGCTGGGTCGAGATCCTGGGATGCGGCATGGTGCACCCCGCGGTGCTCGAGTCGGCGGGCGTCGACTCGGAGCGCTACACCGGGTTCGCGTGGGGAATGGGACCGGGGCGCATCGCGATGAGCCGCCACGACATCCCCGACATCCGCCACCTCTACGACTCCGACGTGCGCTTCCTCGAGCAGTTCGCGGGCGGCGCAGCGGGCACCGCGCCATGA
- the arcA gene encoding arginine deiminase translates to MHVGSEIGALRRVLVHTPGPELLAVTPSTREDFLYDDIIDRESARREHEQLVAVLERYAEVLHLRDLLTGVLEDGDTRAALLHEALRVPLVAPLADDLSTLDADALAGALITGHAAEPGPLARALNEPTYALPPLPNLFFTRDTAMVVGNHVLLGAMRYGARWSEGLIMRYVFDHHPALANCGILYDGSGERRHGHTLEGGDVHVLADDTVIIGFSERSTPAAIDHLCELLFARGGVERVIVVVMPAEQTAIHLDMIFTQVGRETCVVYPPHFLGPKRLPVLLRHRGDTTLATMPDVFAALRACGLSLEPVLCGGTRRAAQEREQWASGCNFVAVRPGVVLSYERNGETLRALADAGFAVVRSADVVAPDAPPPDDRPTVITIAGGELVRGGGGPRCMTCPIERDGP, encoded by the coding sequence GTGCACGTGGGTTCCGAAATCGGCGCGCTCCGGCGCGTGCTCGTCCACACGCCGGGGCCGGAGCTGCTCGCCGTCACGCCGAGTACGCGCGAGGATTTCCTCTACGACGACATCATCGACCGTGAGAGCGCCCGGCGCGAGCACGAACAGCTCGTGGCGGTCCTGGAGCGGTACGCGGAGGTGCTGCACCTCCGCGACCTGCTCACCGGCGTGCTCGAGGACGGCGACACGCGCGCGGCGCTTCTACACGAAGCGCTCCGCGTTCCGCTCGTCGCTCCGCTCGCCGACGACCTGAGCACGCTCGACGCCGACGCGCTGGCCGGCGCGCTGATCACCGGGCACGCCGCCGAACCGGGACCGCTTGCGCGCGCGCTGAACGAGCCGACCTACGCGCTGCCGCCGCTGCCGAACCTGTTCTTCACCCGCGACACGGCCATGGTGGTCGGCAACCACGTCCTCCTCGGCGCGATGCGCTACGGCGCGCGGTGGTCGGAGGGCCTGATCATGCGCTACGTGTTCGACCATCATCCGGCGCTCGCGAACTGTGGCATTTTGTACGACGGCTCCGGCGAGCGGCGGCACGGCCACACGCTCGAAGGCGGCGACGTGCACGTCCTCGCGGACGACACGGTCATCATCGGCTTCTCCGAGCGTTCGACGCCGGCGGCGATCGACCACCTATGCGAGCTGTTGTTCGCGCGCGGCGGCGTCGAGCGCGTGATCGTCGTCGTGATGCCCGCGGAGCAGACGGCCATCCATCTGGACATGATCTTCACGCAGGTCGGTCGCGAGACGTGCGTCGTCTACCCGCCGCACTTCCTCGGCCCGAAGCGGCTGCCCGTGCTGCTCCGCCACCGCGGCGACACGACGCTCGCGACGATGCCCGACGTGTTCGCCGCCCTGCGCGCGTGCGGCCTCTCGCTCGAACCCGTCCTGTGCGGCGGGACGCGTCGCGCGGCGCAGGAGCGCGAGCAGTGGGCGTCGGGGTGCAACTTCGTCGCGGTCCGCCCGGGGGTGGTGCTCTCGTACGAACGGAACGGCGAGACCCTGCGCGCGCTCGCGGACGCCGGATTCGCCGTCGTCCGTTCGGCCGACGTGGTCGCGCCGGACGCTCCGCCGCCCGACGACCGTCCGACGGTCATCACGATCGCGGGTGGGGAACTCGTCCGCGGCGGCGGGGGGCCGCGCTGCATGACGTGCCCGATCGAGCGCGACGGTCCGTGA
- the rpmI gene encoding 50S ribosomal protein L35 — translation MPKMKSHRGAKKRFSVTGTGKVKRAKAYKSHILTKKSPKRKRNLRRNTTVGTNGEAKVLKRLLLAS, via the coding sequence ATGCCGAAGATGAAGTCGCACCGGGGCGCGAAGAAGCGCTTCTCGGTCACCGGGACCGGGAAGGTCAAGCGCGCGAAGGCGTACAAGAGCCACATCCTCACCAAGAAGTCGCCCAAGCGGAAGCGCAACCTGCGCCGCAACACGACCGTGGGCACCAACGGCGAGGCGAAGGTGCTCAAGCGCCTCCTGCTCGCGTCCTGA
- the rex gene encoding redox-sensing transcriptional repressor Rex, producing MKHIADSTVRRLSVYLRYLEEHAARGHTTTSSEDLAHYAGTTSAQVRKDLSFFGSFGTRGLGYSVADLTAKLQDILGLGREWRVVIVGAGKIGSALSTYRGFAQRGFRVIAVYDNDPRKIGSSWDGQVVRPIADLEADTARERPDIAVLAIPADDVQPEVDRLVRAGITAILNFAPAQVQVPPGVTLKTVNMAMELEGLSYALRNRDD from the coding sequence GTGAAACACATCGCCGATTCGACCGTCCGCCGGCTCTCGGTCTACCTGCGCTACCTCGAAGAGCATGCGGCGCGGGGTCACACGACGACCTCGAGCGAGGACCTTGCACATTATGCGGGCACGACGTCGGCGCAGGTTCGCAAGGACCTGTCGTTCTTCGGGTCGTTCGGCACGCGCGGGCTCGGCTACTCGGTCGCGGACCTCACCGCCAAGCTCCAGGACATCCTGGGACTCGGCCGCGAGTGGAGGGTGGTGATCGTCGGCGCCGGGAAGATCGGTTCGGCGCTGTCGACGTACCGCGGCTTCGCCCAGCGCGGCTTTCGCGTGATCGCCGTCTACGACAACGACCCGCGCAAGATCGGGAGCTCGTGGGACGGCCAGGTCGTCCGCCCGATCGCCGACCTCGAAGCCGATACGGCCCGCGAACGGCCGGACATCGCCGTCCTCGCGATCCCCGCCGACGACGTGCAGCCGGAGGTCGACCGGCTCGTGCGCGCCGGCATCACGGCGATTCTCAACTTCGCGCCGGCACAGGTCCAGGTGCCGCCGGGCGTGACGCTGAAGACCGTGAACATGGCGATGGAGCTCGAGGGGCTGAGCTACGCGCTCCGCAACCGCGACGACTGA
- the rplT gene encoding 50S ribosomal protein L20 encodes MPRAVSNVPRLKRRNETLKAAKGAYGARSKLYRPAKETVERGWRYAYRDRKNKKRDFRRLWIVRINAAAHQHGMSYSVFINGLKAAGLEIDRKILADVAVRDPQAFGVIADQVRAALDKSQQQTAAAA; translated from the coding sequence ATGCCTCGCGCAGTCTCGAACGTCCCGCGCCTCAAGCGCCGCAACGAAACTCTCAAGGCCGCGAAGGGCGCCTACGGCGCCCGCTCCAAGCTGTACCGCCCGGCCAAGGAGACCGTCGAGCGCGGCTGGCGCTACGCCTACCGTGACCGCAAGAACAAGAAGCGCGACTTCCGCCGCCTCTGGATCGTGCGCATCAACGCGGCGGCCCACCAGCACGGGATGAGCTACTCGGTCTTCATCAACGGACTCAAGGCCGCCGGCCTCGAGATCGACCGGAAGATCCTCGCCGACGTCGCCGTGCGCGACCCGCAGGCGTTCGGCGTGATCGCCGACCAGGTGCGCGCGGCGCTGGACAAGAGCCAGCAGCAGACGGCCGCCGCGGCGTAG
- the rsmA gene encoding ribosomal RNA small subunit methyltransferase A, with translation MPRAGGDLPAPRKRFGQHFLRDGAVLARIVEALALTGAETVVEIGPGRGALTDLLARRARRLVAIEIDRDLAAHLRARYAADPHVEVVEADVLRVPLGDVAGPDYVLAGNVPYYITTPILFHALVPPRPARAVYLVQREVADRLTAPPGGKAYGALGVNVQAVARVELVTRVPPGAFAPPPQVDSAVVRVTPRPDPVVAPDEERPFRRFVQAAFALRRKQLRRVVRTITGLDVEAAERALAAADVDPDARAETLSPAEFAALVRALGPAVAALPAADDVA, from the coding sequence GTGCCGCGCGCGGGCGGCGACCTGCCGGCGCCGCGGAAGCGGTTCGGACAACACTTCCTGCGCGACGGCGCGGTCCTCGCCCGCATCGTCGAGGCGCTCGCGCTCACCGGCGCGGAAACCGTCGTCGAGATCGGGCCCGGGCGCGGCGCGCTCACCGACCTGCTCGCGCGCCGAGCACGCCGCCTCGTCGCGATCGAGATCGACCGCGACCTCGCGGCGCACCTGCGCGCGCGCTACGCCGCGGACCCCCACGTCGAGGTGGTCGAGGCCGACGTGCTCCGCGTCCCGCTCGGCGACGTGGCCGGGCCCGACTACGTGCTGGCGGGCAACGTCCCGTACTACATCACCACCCCGATCCTCTTCCACGCGCTCGTGCCGCCGCGGCCGGCGCGCGCGGTCTACCTCGTCCAGCGCGAAGTCGCCGACCGCCTCACGGCGCCGCCGGGCGGCAAGGCGTACGGTGCGTTAGGCGTCAACGTGCAGGCGGTCGCCCGCGTCGAACTGGTCACGCGCGTGCCGCCCGGCGCGTTCGCGCCGCCGCCGCAGGTCGACTCCGCGGTGGTGCGCGTGACGCCGCGGCCGGACCCGGTCGTCGCGCCGGACGAGGAACGACCGTTCCGGCGGTTCGTGCAGGCCGCGTTCGCGCTGCGTCGCAAGCAACTCCGGCGCGTCGTGCGGACGATCACCGGCCTCGACGTCGAAGCCGCCGAACGGGCGCTCGCGGCGGCCGACGTCGACCCGGACGCGCGCGCCGAGACGCTCTCGCCCGCCGAGTTCGCCGCGCTCGTCCGCGCGCTCGGCCCCGCGGTCGCGGCCCTACCCGCCGCGGACGACGTAGCCTAG